In the Candidatus Woesearchaeota archaeon genome, one interval contains:
- the alaE gene encoding L-alanine exporter AlaE, with translation MIGVLEDLLNSFQKKYCQVSVLPGIVAVKDCFRINYGQGDSGEIDDELQEMRDWQDQTVLRELVEYSAPRTFGDLQKNEVCAYAIKGAPFLEKYVPIYDSKQDEPGTDLKQRIKIKRFDADAKVLACLCLYPIRNTSFHELKQAFKYLSAGETIQGFTKSQVLNLEQTIQTSYPEFISEQDSFFIFAGKPKNASARARLSKIWLKQILKKGGGALTQMSFEETQLMEQLFPKKCLAGDKHSIEKNSYMWGRDIYVVESTDFLSKKVKAYGQFKRDKNPFKKIISWYSQLKFKHYKKLNFKKYYRAGLVDTVGSFTYSLGVGIGIDIVAGLAVPGIVASRTSASIINILTGGVYGLWRDFVFKKTKTKKESPLIKKTITDFISFNTFQLPVYSIALTIGTAIDYLTGVKDSSFNLEHIVEGMKTLAILSPIIGPTMGLYLNLFRKLFGVSTPEEKVI, from the coding sequence ATGATTGGTGTGCTTGAAGATTTATTAAATTCATTTCAAAAAAAGTACTGTCAAGTTTCTGTTTTGCCAGGGATTGTGGCTGTTAAAGATTGTTTTAGGATAAATTATGGTCAGGGTGATTCTGGGGAGATTGATGATGAGCTTCAAGAAATGCGAGATTGGCAAGATCAAACTGTGCTGCGAGAACTAGTTGAATATTCTGCTCCAAGAACATTTGGTGATTTACAAAAAAATGAAGTGTGTGCGTATGCAATTAAAGGTGCGCCCTTTTTAGAAAAATACGTGCCAATTTACGATTCTAAACAAGATGAACCTGGAACTGATTTGAAACAAAGAATAAAAATTAAAAGATTTGATGCGGATGCTAAAGTTTTAGCCTGTCTTTGTTTATATCCTATTAGGAACACATCGTTTCATGAGTTAAAACAGGCATTCAAATATTTGTCTGCGGGTGAAACTATTCAAGGATTTACAAAATCACAAGTTTTGAATTTAGAACAAACAATTCAAACAAGTTATCCTGAATTTATTTCTGAACAAGATAGTTTTTTTATTTTTGCAGGAAAGCCAAAAAATGCTAGTGCGCGAGCTAGATTGAGTAAGATTTGGCTCAAACAAATTTTAAAAAAAGGTGGTGGTGCATTAACTCAAATGTCTTTTGAAGAAACGCAACTTATGGAACAATTGTTTCCAAAAAAATGTCTGGCGGGGGACAAACACTCAATAGAAAAAAATAGTTATATGTGGGGCAGGGATATTTATGTTGTGGAATCAACAGATTTTCTTTCAAAGAAAGTTAAAGCATATGGACAGTTTAAACGTGATAAAAATCCGTTTAAAAAAATTATTAGCTGGTATTCTCAACTTAAATTTAAACATTATAAAAAATTAAATTTTAAAAAATATTATCGTGCGGGCTTAGTTGATACTGTGGGAAGTTTTACTTATTCTTTAGGGGTTGGAATTGGGATTGATATTGTTGCAGGTTTAGCAGTTCCAGGAATTGTGGCATCAAGAACATCTGCATCGATAATAAATATTTTAACTGGGGGAGTTTATGGTCTGTGGCGAGATTTTGTGTTTAAAAAAACTAAAACAAAAAAAGAAAGTCCATTAATAAAAAAAACAATAACTGATTTTATTTCATTTAACACATTTCAACTTCCAGTTTATTCTATTGCGTTAACAATTGGTACTGCGATTGATTATTTGACTGGTGTGAAGGATTCAAGTTTTAATTTGGAACATATTGTTGAGGGGATGAAAACTTTGGCTATTCTTTCGCCTATAATTGGGCCAACGATGGGATTATACTTGAATTTATTTAGGAAGTTATTTGGTGTTTCAACTCCTGAAGAAAAAGTAATTTAA